The following proteins are encoded in a genomic region of Oceanotoga teriensis:
- the amrB gene encoding AmmeMemoRadiSam system protein B, with product MIIRKPAVAGLFYPDNDEQLKQKLNFIFERDTFKMENKLNSKVGVILPHAGYVYSGKTTAKALKKASKFGCPNRIFLFGPDHKGLGSGINIDDSDFWALPGLKFEVDKDTVLDMCRMLNINPDRNGHFAEHSLEVQLPFLNYVFGNNFKIVPITFTHVDQFELKLFLEAFKGIFNEGDFIVASTDLNHFEDQKTTIEKDKKIIEAIEENDPELLLETIKKNDISMCGYLPTYILLSMGLKNIEITHHTTSGEILNDFESVVGYLSAVLYD from the coding sequence ATGATAATTAGAAAACCCGCAGTAGCAGGATTATTTTACCCTGATAATGATGAGCAATTAAAACAAAAATTAAATTTTATTTTTGAAAGAGACACATTTAAAATGGAAAATAAATTAAATTCAAAGGTGGGGGTGATTTTGCCCCATGCAGGTTATGTTTATTCAGGAAAAACAACTGCAAAAGCATTGAAGAAGGCTTCAAAATTTGGTTGTCCAAATAGAATATTTTTATTTGGACCAGATCATAAAGGTTTGGGTTCTGGAATAAATATAGATGATTCAGATTTTTGGGCTTTACCAGGTTTAAAGTTTGAAGTTGATAAAGATACGGTTTTAGATATGTGTAGGATGTTGAATATAAATCCTGACAGAAATGGTCATTTTGCCGAACACTCTCTTGAAGTACAGCTTCCATTTTTAAATTATGTATTTGGTAATAATTTTAAAATAGTGCCGATAACTTTTACACATGTAGATCAATTTGAATTAAAATTATTTTTGGAAGCTTTTAAAGGAATATTTAATGAAGGTGATTTTATAGTTGCTTCAACAGATTTGAATCATTTTGAAGATCAAAAAACAACTATTGAGAAAGATAAAAAGATTATAGAAGCAATAGAAGAAAATGATCCTGAATTATTGTTAGAAACGATTAAAAAAAATGATATCTCCATGTGTGGTTATTTACCTACTTATATACTTTTGAGTATGGGATTGAAAAACATTGAAATAACGCATCATACGACCAGTGGAGAGATCTTGAACGATTTTGAGAGTGTTGTTGGTTATTTATCGGCAGTATTATATGATTAA
- a CDS encoding glycine--tRNA ligase subunit alpha, whose amino-acid sequence MNIQDLIMKLHEFWSKQNCIIDEPYDMEMGAGTYSPSTFFGSLGVEEKKVAYVQPCRRPTDGRYGENPNRMQRFYQYQVIIKPSPENIQEIYLDSLRSIGISPEEHDIRFVEDNWESPTLGAWGVGWEVWLDGMEITQFTYFQQMGGISLSPITVEITYGVERIAMYLQNIENVYETKWNDDTFYGSIYHENERQFSIYNFDEADINMFESLYNIYKKEFERLIEKNLYLPAYDFLTKTAHSFNMLDARNAISVNERQKYILDIRNMARKCAQVYVDVKDGGDKNE is encoded by the coding sequence TTGAATATACAAGACTTAATAATGAAATTGCATGAGTTTTGGTCAAAACAAAATTGCATAATAGATGAACCATATGATATGGAAATGGGGGCTGGAACTTATAGCCCATCGACTTTTTTTGGATCTTTGGGTGTTGAAGAAAAAAAAGTTGCATATGTTCAACCATGTAGAAGACCAACAGATGGTAGATATGGTGAAAATCCAAATAGAATGCAAAGATTTTATCAATATCAAGTTATTATAAAACCATCACCAGAAAATATTCAGGAAATATATTTAGATTCGTTGAGAAGTATAGGTATAAGTCCTGAAGAACATGATATTAGATTTGTTGAAGATAATTGGGAATCCCCTACTCTCGGAGCTTGGGGAGTTGGTTGGGAAGTATGGCTTGATGGTATGGAAATAACACAATTTACTTATTTTCAACAGATGGGTGGAATATCTTTGAGTCCTATAACAGTAGAAATAACATATGGGGTTGAAAGAATTGCCATGTATCTTCAAAATATCGAAAATGTTTATGAAACTAAGTGGAATGATGACACTTTTTATGGCAGTATATATCATGAGAATGAAAGACAATTTTCAATATATAATTTCGATGAAGCAGATATAAATATGTTTGAATCTCTATATAATATATATAAAAAAGAATTTGAAAGATTAATAGAAAAAAATCTTTATTTGCCAGCATATGATTTTCTTACTAAAACGGCACATTCCTTTAATATGCTTGATGCAAGAAATGCTATATCTGTTAATGAGAGACAGAAATATATACTTGATATAAGAAATATGGCGAGAAAATGTGCTCAGGTTTATGTCGATGTAAAAGATGGAGGAGATAAAAATGAATAA
- a CDS encoding metalloregulator ArsR/SmtB family transcription factor, whose protein sequence is MEDLIEIIKIFSDETRIRIFNLLYEKECCICDIENILNLKQPNISKHIKKMLLLKLIKKRKEGNWSYYSINFEKINEYKFINEIILKLREKNFLNGDIESLKKQKNICKG, encoded by the coding sequence ATGGAAGACTTAATAGAAATTATAAAAATATTTTCAGATGAAACAAGAATTAGAATATTTAACTTATTATATGAAAAAGAATGTTGTATATGCGATATAGAAAACATACTAAATCTAAAACAACCTAATATATCAAAACACATAAAAAAAATGCTTTTATTGAAGTTAATAAAAAAAAGAAAAGAAGGAAATTGGAGTTATTATAGTATAAACTTTGAAAAAATAAATGAATACAAATTTATAAATGAAATTATTTTAAAATTAAGAGAAAAAAATTTTTTAAATGGCGATATAGAATCTTTAAAAAAACAAAAAAATATTTGTAAGGGGTGA
- a CDS encoding DAK2 domain-containing protein has translation MKEYLEGKDLYIAIKKAAEVLVKNRDEINALNVFPVPDGDTGSNMSSAILEAVQWLDKVKNNNNLKEVLKALRDGLLMGARGNSGVILSQIFRGFTEALDGKKKITTKDFIMALDNAKEVAYGAVIKPVEGTMLTLIRRLSERAREELSEITDFLEFMDKLSIISFEIVDETPKYLKKLREAKVVDAGAKGLAYILKGFRDAIHGDTEVNIAQIENATSSEIAEIAYEDLTFQYCTECVLQLTNEDLTKEELDTIRNFLEEIGDSIVLVHQNEYLKCHVHTNHPGNVFEKFLEYGDLMKVKADNMKVQHEHVVENINANKEKKIEEIEVEDDEDRKWGIVAVSPGIGITNVLKSLGVNRVISGGQTMNPSIKDISDSINSMQYENIIILPNNPNIVMTAEKAAEMSEKNVIVIPTKYVQEGVSAMLGFDDSLEAEELKNSMTEYVKGIIPVDVTYAVRDSEISGQQIKKDEYLVFAGKDLKAHGDNLYIETEKVLLDFLEEGYEIVTIFYGEGSNLEDINNMINNIMQKEPNVEIEIHEGGQNHYPMLISLE, from the coding sequence ATGAAAGAGTATTTGGAAGGGAAAGACTTATATATAGCCATAAAAAAAGCAGCTGAAGTACTTGTAAAAAATAGAGATGAAATAAATGCATTAAATGTTTTCCCTGTCCCAGATGGAGATACCGGATCAAATATGAGTTCTGCTATACTTGAAGCGGTTCAATGGCTGGATAAAGTAAAAAATAATAACAATTTGAAAGAAGTATTAAAAGCATTAAGAGATGGATTATTAATGGGTGCAAGAGGTAATTCTGGAGTTATACTCTCTCAAATATTTAGAGGTTTTACAGAAGCTTTAGACGGAAAAAAGAAAATAACTACAAAAGACTTTATAATGGCATTGGATAATGCCAAAGAAGTTGCATATGGTGCTGTTATAAAACCTGTTGAAGGAACTATGTTAACATTGATAAGAAGGCTTTCAGAGAGGGCAAGAGAAGAACTTTCAGAAATTACCGACTTTTTAGAATTTATGGATAAATTATCAATAATTTCATTTGAGATAGTCGATGAAACACCTAAATACTTAAAAAAATTAAGAGAAGCTAAGGTTGTGGATGCAGGAGCTAAAGGGCTTGCTTATATCCTTAAAGGATTTAGAGATGCAATTCATGGCGATACAGAAGTAAATATAGCACAAATAGAAAATGCAACATCTTCTGAAATTGCAGAAATAGCCTATGAAGATCTTACTTTTCAATATTGTACAGAATGTGTTCTTCAACTAACAAATGAAGATCTCACGAAAGAAGAGCTTGATACTATAAGAAATTTCCTTGAAGAAATAGGAGATTCTATCGTTTTAGTTCATCAAAATGAATATTTAAAATGTCATGTACATACAAATCATCCAGGAAATGTTTTTGAGAAGTTTCTTGAATATGGTGATTTAATGAAAGTAAAAGCTGATAATATGAAGGTTCAACATGAACATGTTGTTGAAAATATAAATGCCAATAAAGAAAAGAAAATTGAAGAAATTGAAGTAGAAGATGATGAAGATAGAAAATGGGGTATAGTTGCCGTATCTCCAGGAATAGGAATAACAAATGTATTAAAAAGCCTTGGAGTTAATAGAGTAATATCTGGTGGTCAAACTATGAATCCAAGCATTAAAGATATATCAGATTCCATAAACTCCATGCAATATGAAAATATCATCATTCTTCCCAATAATCCAAACATAGTTATGACGGCAGAAAAAGCAGCTGAAATGTCAGAAAAAAATGTTATTGTAATTCCTACAAAATATGTCCAAGAAGGAGTTTCGGCTATGTTGGGATTTGATGATTCATTAGAAGCTGAAGAACTAAAAAATTCTATGACTGAATATGTCAAAGGAATAATTCCTGTTGATGTTACTTATGCAGTTAGAGATTCAGAAATATCTGGTCAACAGATAAAAAAAGATGAATATCTCGTTTTTGCAGGTAAAGATTTAAAGGCACATGGAGATAATCTTTATATAGAAACTGAAAAAGTGCTTTTAGACTTTTTAGAAGAAGGTTATGAAATAGTAACTATATTTTATGGAGAAGGTTCAAACTTAGAAGATATAAATAATATGATAAATAATATAATGCAAAAAGAGCCTAATGTTGAAATTGAAATACATGAAGGTGGACAGAATCATTATCCTATGCTCATTTCGCTCGAATAA
- a CDS encoding permease, with product MFVWLENLITLLVENVFKLDVSSNIGSSVHFFFYDVIKIIILLSIMIFIISFIRSFFPPEKTKKILEKFPGIIGNFMASLLGIVTPFCSCSSVPIFIGFIEGGVPLGVTFSFLITSPIINEAAFAILLASFGWKIAVIYVISGVLIGTIGGIIIGKLKLEDQVEEYVYKMQMGDAVIEQLSFKQRMSFALENVKDIIKRIWLFLLIGIGIGALIHGYAPQEFLIKYAGPENPFSVIVSTIIAVPLYSNALGTIPIAEALIGKGVGIGTALAFMMATTALSLPEGILLRKVIKPKLIIVFFAITSIAIILTGYLFNIIL from the coding sequence ATGTTTGTATGGTTAGAAAATCTGATAACTCTTTTAGTTGAAAATGTTTTCAAATTAGATGTAAGTTCTAATATAGGTTCATCTGTTCATTTTTTCTTTTATGATGTAATTAAAATCATTATATTATTATCGATAATGATTTTTATAATTTCATTTATTAGAAGTTTTTTTCCACCAGAAAAAACTAAAAAAATTCTTGAAAAATTTCCAGGGATTATTGGAAATTTTATGGCATCTTTATTAGGTATAGTAACTCCATTTTGTTCTTGTTCTTCTGTTCCTATATTTATTGGATTTATTGAAGGTGGAGTTCCTTTGGGAGTTACATTTTCTTTTTTAATTACGTCGCCTATAATAAATGAAGCTGCTTTTGCAATTTTATTGGCTTCTTTTGGATGGAAAATAGCAGTTATTTATGTGATATCTGGTGTATTAATTGGTACTATTGGTGGTATAATAATTGGAAAATTAAAGTTAGAAGATCAAGTAGAAGAATATGTTTATAAAATGCAAATGGGCGATGCTGTTATCGAACAATTAAGTTTTAAACAAAGAATGTCTTTTGCTTTAGAAAATGTAAAAGATATAATAAAAAGAATTTGGTTGTTTTTATTAATAGGTATAGGTATAGGTGCTTTGATCCATGGTTATGCACCTCAAGAATTTTTAATAAAATATGCGGGTCCTGAAAATCCATTTTCAGTTATTGTATCTACTATCATAGCTGTACCTCTTTATTCTAATGCATTAGGTACAATTCCGATTGCTGAAGCTTTGATAGGAAAAGGTGTTGGTATAGGTACCGCACTTGCTTTTATGATGGCAACAACAGCATTATCTTTACCAGAAGGCATATTATTAAGAAAAGTTATAAAACCTAAGCTTATAATAGTATTTTTTGCTATTACGTCTATTGCTATAATATTAACTGGATACTTGTTTAATATTATATTATAA
- the glyS gene encoding glycine--tRNA ligase subunit beta, which yields MNKFLFEIGVEELPSSEYKNIIVQLEENLKNSLKNKNIKYKNINIFIAPRRFGAIIDGLEEKQEDSKEERKGPPKNICYDKENKPTKALIGFLKGAGINEDEVVIRKIGNNDYVFAEIYKKGEDTIEVLKEIIPEIILKMNFKKSMKWSEGKFEFVRPVHWVCSLFNDKVVEFEIFNKKSSSKTYGHRFFGDEIELSNVNDYESELEKNYVIPDYDNRIEKIKKELKRIKEEYDLEIDEDQSLIEEIAQLTEYPTGVVGEFKEKYMKLPEEIIIVTVKHHQRSFVAKENNKMSNKFVSFQDGIGREKNIIKGYARVINARLDDAAFYYEDDLKVSLGERFENLDSITYQKGLGTYKDKVLRMEQLSQIIANKIKYENKNVKRAAKLSKIDVTSKVVYEFSELQGDMGRIILKEMKEDEDVYLASSLHYHPIEENDSIPKNLVANVVSLSDRIDDIAGYIGIGKVPTGSKDPFALRRKAFGIFRIIIDKEWELDLKELFKESINILKVNDELEKISDFMSSRFETILLKENMNSDIISTTLINWNRPLRAYLSAQALKEFVEKEEFKEFITAFQRVNNISKSHNSYEYSGRMFKEEAEKELFDKYLEVKGNFEEYIRIMDYKSAINELLFLKGSIDNYFDKVFVMDKDEAIRLNRLGFLKTLANLFYDIGDVTRLYQG from the coding sequence ATGAATAAATTTTTATTTGAAATAGGAGTTGAAGAACTTCCATCAAGTGAATACAAAAATATAATTGTACAACTCGAAGAGAACTTGAAAAATAGTTTGAAAAATAAAAATATAAAATATAAAAATATAAATATATTCATAGCACCTAGAAGGTTTGGAGCTATTATAGATGGTCTTGAAGAAAAACAAGAAGACTCAAAAGAAGAAAGAAAAGGGCCGCCAAAGAATATATGTTATGACAAAGAAAATAAACCTACAAAAGCTCTTATAGGATTTTTAAAAGGTGCTGGAATAAATGAAGATGAAGTTGTTATAAGAAAAATAGGAAATAATGATTATGTTTTTGCAGAAATTTATAAAAAAGGTGAAGATACAATAGAAGTTTTAAAAGAAATAATTCCAGAAATAATCTTAAAAATGAATTTTAAAAAATCTATGAAATGGTCTGAAGGTAAATTTGAGTTTGTAAGACCTGTTCATTGGGTATGTAGTTTATTCAATGATAAAGTAGTAGAATTTGAAATATTCAACAAAAAATCTTCTTCTAAAACATATGGACATAGGTTTTTTGGTGATGAAATAGAATTATCAAATGTAAATGATTATGAAAGCGAATTAGAAAAGAATTATGTAATACCAGACTATGATAATAGGATAGAAAAGATAAAAAAAGAATTAAAAAGAATAAAAGAAGAATATGATTTAGAAATAGATGAAGATCAAAGTTTGATAGAAGAAATAGCTCAATTAACGGAATATCCAACTGGAGTTGTTGGAGAGTTTAAAGAAAAATATATGAAACTTCCAGAAGAGATTATAATTGTGACTGTTAAACATCATCAAAGAAGCTTTGTTGCAAAAGAAAATAATAAAATGTCCAATAAATTTGTGTCTTTTCAAGATGGAATAGGAAGAGAAAAGAACATAATTAAAGGCTATGCAAGGGTTATAAATGCGAGACTTGATGATGCTGCTTTTTATTATGAAGATGATTTAAAAGTTTCATTGGGTGAAAGATTTGAAAATTTAGATTCTATAACATATCAAAAAGGACTTGGTACTTATAAGGACAAAGTTCTAAGGATGGAACAACTTTCTCAAATAATAGCAAATAAGATAAAATATGAAAATAAAAATGTTAAAAGAGCAGCAAAACTTTCAAAAATAGATGTCACTTCAAAAGTTGTTTATGAATTTTCGGAACTTCAAGGTGATATGGGAAGAATAATATTAAAAGAGATGAAAGAAGATGAAGATGTATATTTAGCGAGTTCACTTCATTATCATCCAATTGAAGAAAATGATTCAATACCAAAAAATCTTGTGGCCAATGTAGTATCTTTATCGGATAGAATAGATGATATTGCTGGTTATATAGGTATAGGAAAAGTTCCAACAGGTTCTAAAGATCCTTTTGCACTTAGAAGAAAAGCATTTGGTATTTTTAGAATAATAATAGACAAAGAATGGGAATTAGATTTGAAAGAATTATTTAAAGAATCTATAAATATATTAAAGGTTAATGATGAATTAGAAAAAATTTCTGATTTTATGAGTTCGAGATTTGAGACTATACTTTTAAAAGAAAATATGAATTCTGATATAATATCTACAACACTTATAAATTGGAATAGACCTTTAAGAGCCTATCTTAGTGCGCAAGCACTCAAAGAATTTGTTGAAAAAGAAGAATTTAAAGAATTTATAACCGCATTTCAAAGAGTTAACAATATTTCAAAGTCTCATAATTCATATGAATATTCAGGAAGAATGTTTAAAGAAGAAGCAGAAAAAGAATTATTTGATAAATATTTAGAAGTTAAAGGTAATTTTGAGGAATATATAAGAATTATGGATTATAAATCAGCTATTAATGAATTATTATTTTTGAAGGGTTCTATTGATAATTACTTTGACAAAGTTTTTGTTATGGATAAAGATGAAGCCATTAGATTGAATAGATTAGGATTTCTGAAGACTTTGGCAAATCTTTTCTATGACATAGGGGATGTTACAAGACTTTATCAAGGTTGA
- the arsB gene encoding ACR3 family arsenite efflux transporter encodes MKKINTFEKYLTLWVAISILIGILIGQFIPQIPLFLSKFEYFNVSIPIAILIWLMIYPMMLKIDFTSILNAGKKPKGLFITLTVNWLIKPFTMYFFAWLFLKIIFNGIIPDNIASEYLAGAVLLGAAPCTAMVFVWSYLTDGDASYTLVQVAINDLILLIAYTPIVGILLKISNINIPFSTIFFSVFIFIVIPLTTAYISRIRIVKKYGEKYLIEKFIPKFNSITTIGLLLTLILLFSFQGDVIIKNPLHIFLISIPLIIQTFFIFGIGYFWAYKWNLNYSVAAPAGMIGASNFFELAVATAITLFGLESGAALATVVGVLVEVPVMLTLVKIANKTKNKFIN; translated from the coding sequence ATGAAAAAAATCAACACTTTTGAAAAATATTTAACGCTTTGGGTAGCTATTAGCATATTAATAGGTATTTTAATTGGGCAATTTATTCCACAAATTCCATTATTTTTAAGCAAATTTGAATATTTTAATGTATCTATTCCAATTGCAATATTAATTTGGCTCATGATATATCCAATGATGTTAAAAATAGATTTTACAAGTATTTTGAATGCTGGTAAAAAACCTAAAGGACTTTTTATAACTCTTACTGTAAATTGGTTAATAAAACCATTTACTATGTATTTTTTTGCATGGTTATTTTTAAAAATTATTTTTAACGGTATAATTCCTGATAATATTGCATCTGAATATTTAGCAGGAGCCGTTTTATTGGGAGCTGCTCCTTGTACTGCTATGGTTTTTGTGTGGAGTTATTTAACTGATGGTGATGCATCTTATACATTAGTACAAGTAGCTATTAATGATTTAATTTTATTAATCGCATATACTCCAATTGTTGGAATATTATTAAAAATTAGTAATATAAATATTCCATTTTCAACAATCTTTTTCTCAGTTTTTATTTTTATAGTTATACCATTAACAACAGCTTATATATCTAGAATAAGAATAGTAAAAAAATATGGTGAAAAATATTTAATAGAAAAATTTATTCCAAAGTTCAATTCTATAACTACAATAGGATTATTATTGACCCTTATTCTTTTGTTTTCATTTCAAGGAGATGTAATAATAAAAAATCCTTTACATATATTTTTAATATCAATTCCACTAATAATACAAACATTTTTCATTTTCGGTATTGGATACTTTTGGGCTTATAAATGGAATTTAAACTATAGTGTAGCTGCACCTGCTGGAATGATAGGAGCAAGTAATTTTTTTGAATTAGCAGTTGCAACAGCTATAACATTATTTGGTTTAGAATCAGGAGCAGCTTTGGCTACAGTAGTAGGTGTATTAGTAGAAGTTCCTGTAATGCTAACTTTAGTAAAAATAGCAAATAAAACTAAAAATAAATTTATAAATTAG
- the era gene encoding GTPase Era produces the protein MSEFKSGFVSMAGKPNVGKSTIINALMGQKIVITSDKPQTTRNRINCVLTQEDHQIVFVDTPGIHKPLHKLGKYMVDIAIGALRGVDLILFVVDPIDGVRKSDLRVAEIINGSKIPAIIVINKIDAIKNKGIITNAINKLEGSIDNLKGIFEVSALTGENLSELLNAIKTNLPEGPKYYPDDIISDKPSRFIISELIREKIFHLTREEIPHSTGVVVEDLKQRENGMLYVRAEIYIEKDSQKPIIIGKSGTMIKKIGQHARKDIEELFEMKVYLDLFVKVRKKWRENDNLIKNTMRFKDDINL, from the coding sequence ATGTCGGAATTCAAAAGTGGATTTGTTTCAATGGCTGGAAAACCAAATGTGGGAAAATCTACAATAATAAACGCTTTAATGGGACAAAAAATAGTTATAACTTCAGATAAACCTCAAACTACTAGAAATAGAATAAATTGTGTTTTAACACAAGAAGATCATCAAATAGTTTTTGTGGATACTCCTGGAATACATAAACCTTTGCATAAACTTGGTAAATATATGGTAGATATTGCAATTGGAGCATTAAGAGGAGTAGATTTGATACTTTTCGTAGTAGATCCAATAGATGGTGTAAGAAAATCTGATTTAAGAGTTGCTGAAATAATAAACGGTTCAAAAATTCCTGCCATTATAGTTATAAATAAAATAGATGCTATAAAAAATAAAGGTATAATAACTAATGCCATTAATAAATTAGAAGGAAGTATAGATAATTTAAAAGGAATATTTGAAGTTTCAGCTTTAACTGGAGAAAACCTATCAGAACTTTTAAATGCTATAAAAACAAATCTTCCAGAAGGGCCTAAATATTATCCAGATGATATAATATCAGACAAGCCATCGAGATTTATAATATCAGAATTGATAAGAGAAAAAATCTTTCATTTAACCAGAGAAGAAATTCCACATTCAACTGGAGTTGTTGTTGAAGATTTAAAACAAAGAGAAAATGGGATGTTGTATGTGAGAGCAGAAATATATATAGAAAAAGATTCTCAAAAACCTATAATAATTGGTAAATCAGGAACTATGATAAAAAAAATAGGTCAGCATGCCAGAAAAGATATAGAAGAACTTTTCGAAATGAAAGTATATTTAGATCTTTTTGTGAAAGTGAGAAAAAAATGGAGAGAAAATGATAATCTCATAAAAAATACTATGAGATTTAAAGATGATATAAACTTATAA
- a CDS encoding ArsR/SmtB family transcription factor, with the protein MIINKNILKKLKAISHEERLNILKTLIKEPTCVCELNKNSNYSQPNLSKHLKILKDADIIDYKKEGNKVIYFIIDKKIIEVLKILSI; encoded by the coding sequence TTGATAATTAATAAAAATATTTTAAAAAAATTAAAAGCTATTTCACATGAAGAAAGGCTAAATATTTTAAAAACACTAATAAAAGAACCTACTTGTGTTTGTGAGTTAAATAAAAATTCAAACTATTCTCAACCTAATTTGTCAAAACATCTTAAAATTCTAAAAGATGCTGATATTATAGATTATAAAAAAGAAGGAAATAAGGTCATTTATTTTATAATTGATAAAAAAATAATAGAGGTCTTAAAAATTTTATCTATTTAA
- a CDS encoding Asp23/Gls24 family envelope stress response protein translates to MIVDTEFGAVTIRHEVVKEIVYKAVIESYGTVEMGKQGFFDKLANLWTKDESKGINIVEEDGKINVDLHLVLEYGLPVKRVAQNTQENVYHRIVSMLNYDDVQVNVHIAGLKL, encoded by the coding sequence ATGATTGTAGATACAGAATTCGGTGCAGTTACTATAAGACATGAGGTAGTTAAAGAAATAGTTTATAAAGCTGTTATAGAATCTTATGGGACTGTAGAAATGGGGAAACAGGGGTTTTTTGATAAGTTAGCAAACTTATGGACTAAAGATGAATCAAAAGGTATAAATATTGTTGAGGAAGATGGCAAAATTAATGTAGATTTACATTTGGTTTTAGAATATGGTCTTCCTGTTAAAAGGGTTGCTCAAAATACTCAGGAAAATGTATATCATAGAATAGTATCCATGCTAAATTATGACGATGTACAAGTTAATGTACATATTGCAGGGTTAAAGTTATAA
- a CDS encoding thioredoxin family protein — MKVKILGSGCANCNKLEKNTIDALKDLNIDYEIEHVKDYEKIMGYGVMKTPALVVDEKVIISGRVSKKDEIKNLIKNYS, encoded by the coding sequence ATGAAAGTTAAAATTTTAGGTAGCGGTTGTGCTAATTGCAATAAATTAGAAAAAAATACAATAGACGCTTTAAAAGATCTAAATATTGATTATGAAATTGAACATGTAAAAGATTATGAAAAAATAATGGGATATGGTGTCATGAAAACCCCAGCTTTAGTTGTAGATGAAAAAGTTATTATTTCTGGTAGAGTATCAAAAAAAGATGAAATAAAAAATTTAATAAAAAATTATAGTTAG
- a CDS encoding TM0106 family RecB-like putative nuclease, which yields MNIIYFENLKNCPYYEPSYKRPGTYFSVEIEDMKFEANYESFEDGVVHIVRAGNRLRFYHWIHAYAVYLYFKKQGKQVKKYHFELGNQVHDITEQDILKKEKRILSEIIDLKFMYKDPGSHCRFCKIKQECHKELLDSGNLIVVPSISERVLKDFEVMNVDPLEVIKTDKIDKFRPFQRKSLYNLKSVYENTPLKLRKVKLPEKYIIFDVETYHENDFLFGYLLDDQYIPFIFESKEDDHKYLEMIEFLEKQERILIHYDVHDVQSLRKVAEIKPELKKRIEKILKNSIDLYEIIIKNYSFPVTSYSLKDISKYFGFHWRTDLNGYAVILEYKRYLKGEQGIMKSILDYNEDDCRATKLVMEKMKTI from the coding sequence ATGAATATCATTTATTTTGAAAATCTTAAAAATTGTCCTTATTATGAACCCTCTTACAAAAGACCAGGTACATATTTTTCTGTAGAAATTGAAGATATGAAATTTGAAGCAAATTATGAAAGTTTCGAAGATGGTGTGGTACATATAGTGAGAGCGGGAAATCGTTTAAGATTTTATCACTGGATACATGCTTATGCGGTTTATCTTTATTTTAAAAAACAGGGAAAACAGGTTAAAAAATACCATTTTGAACTTGGAAATCAAGTACATGATATAACTGAACAAGATATATTAAAAAAAGAAAAAAGAATATTATCCGAAATAATAGATTTAAAGTTCATGTATAAAGATCCAGGATCTCATTGTAGATTTTGTAAGATAAAACAAGAATGTCATAAAGAACTTTTGGATAGTGGAAATTTGATAGTTGTTCCATCTATATCTGAAAGAGTTCTTAAAGATTTTGAGGTTATGAATGTAGATCCTCTTGAAGTTATAAAAACAGATAAAATAGATAAATTTAGGCCATTTCAAAGAAAATCTCTATATAATTTGAAATCGGTTTATGAAAATACTCCTTTAAAACTTAGAAAGGTTAAACTTCCTGAGAAATATATAATCTTCGATGTCGAGACTTATCATGAAAATGATTTTCTTTTTGGATATCTTTTAGATGATCAATATATTCCTTTTATATTTGAAAGTAAAGAAGATGATCATAAATATCTTGAAATGATAGAATTCTTGGAAAAACAAGAAAGAATTTTAATTCATTATGATGTTCATGATGTTCAATCTTTAAGAAAAGTTGCTGAAATAAAGCCAGAATTAAAAAAGAGAATAGAGAAAATTTTAAAAAATTCAATAGATTTGTATGAAATAATAATAAAAAACTATTCTTTTCCAGTTACTTCATACTCTTTAAAAGATATAAGCAAGTATTTTGGATTTCATTGGAGAACCGATTTAAATGGGTATGCAGTGATACTTGAATATAAAAGATATTTAAAGGGAGAACAAGGGATAATGAAATCGATTCTTGATTATAATGAAGATGATTGTAGAGCTACAAAACTTGTTATGGAAAAGATGAAAACAATATAA